One window of Lemur catta isolate mLemCat1 chromosome 3, mLemCat1.pri, whole genome shotgun sequence genomic DNA carries:
- the SERBP1 gene encoding plasminogen activator inhibitor 1 RNA-binding protein isoform X4, with product MPGHLQEGFGCVVTNRFDQLFDDESDPFEVLKAAENKKKEAGGGGVGGPGAKSAAQAAAQTNSNAAGKQLRKESQKDRKNPLPPNVGVADKKEETQPPVALKKEGIRRVGRRPDQQLQGEGKIIDRRPERRPPRERRFEKPLEEKGEGGEFSVDRPIIDRPIRGRGGLGRGRGGRGRGMGRGDGFDSRGKREFDRHSGSDRSGLKHEDKRGGSGSHNWGTVKDELTDLDQSNVTEETPEGEEHPVADTENKENEVEEVKEEGPKEMTLDEWKAIQNKDRAKVEFNIRKPNEGADGQWKKGFVLHKSKSEEAHAEDSVMDHHFRKPANDITSQLEINFGDLGRPGRGGRGGRGGRGRGGRPNRGSRTDKSNASAPDVDDPEAFPALA from the exons ATGCCTGGGCACTTACAGGAAGGCTTCGGCTGCGTGGTCACCAACCGATTCGACCAGTTATTTGACGACGAATCGGACCCCTTCGAGGTGCTGAAGGCAGCggagaacaagaaaaaagaagccGGCGGGGGCGGCGTTGGGGGCCCTGGGGCCAAGAGCGCAGCTCAGGCCGCGGCCCAGACCAACTCCAACGCGGCAGGCAAACAGCTGCGTAAAGAGTCCCAGAAAGACCGCAAGAACCCGCTGCCGCCCAACGTTGGCGTGGCTGACAAGAAAGAGGAGACGCAGCCACCCGTGGCGCTTAAGAAAGAAG GAATAAGACGTGTTGGAAGAAGACCTGATCAACAACTTCAGGGTGAAGGAAAAATTATTGATAGACGACCAGAAAGGCGACCACCTCGAGAACGAAGATTTGAAAAGCCACTTGAAGAAAAGGGTGAAGGAGGCGAATTTTCAGTTGATag ACCGATTATTGACCGACCTATCCGAGGTCGTGGTGGTCTTGGAAGAGGTCGAGGAGGCCGTGGACGTGGAATGGGCCGAGGAGATGGATTTGATTCTCGTGGCAAACGTGAATTTGATAGGCATAGTGGAAGTGATAGATC TGGCCTGAAGCATGAGGACAAGCGTGGAGGTAGCGGATCTCACAACTGGGGAACCGTCAAAGATGAATTAAC TGACTTGGATCAATCAAATGTGACTGAGGAAACACCTGAAGGTGAAGAACATCCAGTGGCAGACACTGAAAATAA GGAGAACGAAGTTGAAGAGGTAAAGGAAGAGGGTCCAAAAGAGATGACTTTGGATGAATGGAAGGCTATTCAAAATAAGGACCGGGCAAAAGTAGAATTTAATATCCGAAAACCAAATGAAGGTGCTGATGGGCAGTGGAAAAAGGGATTTGTTCTTCATAAATCAAAGAGTGAAGAG GCTCATGCTGAAGATTCGGTTATGGACCATCATTTCCGGAAGCCAGCAAATGATATAACATCTCAGCTGGAGATCAATTTTGGAGACCTTGGccgcccaggacgtggtggcagGGGAGGACGAGGTGGGCGTGGACGTGGTGGACGTCCGAACCGTGGCAGCAGGACTGACAAG tcaAATGCTTCTGCTCCAGATGTGGATGACCCAGAGGCATTCCCAGCTCTGGCTTAA
- the SERBP1 gene encoding plasminogen activator inhibitor 1 RNA-binding protein isoform X3 produces MPGHLQEGFGCVVTNRFDQLFDDESDPFEVLKAAENKKKEAGGGGVGGPGAKSAAQAAAQTNSNAAGKQLRKESQKDRKNPLPPNVGVADKKEETQPPVALKKEGIRRVGRRPDQQLQGEGKIIDRRPERRPPRERRFEKPLEEKGEGGEFSVDRPIIDRPIRGRGGLGRGRGGRGRGMGRGDGFDSRGKREFDRHSGSDRSSFSHYSGLKHEDKRGGSGSHNWGTVKDELTDLDQSNVTEETPEGEEHPVADTENKENEVEEVKEEGPKEMTLDEWKAIQNKDRAKVEFNIRKPNEGADGQWKKGFVLHKSKSEEAHAEDSVMDHHFRKPANDITSQLEINFGDLGRPGRGGRGGRGGRGRGGRPNRGSRTDKSNASAPDVDDPEAFPALA; encoded by the exons ATGCCTGGGCACTTACAGGAAGGCTTCGGCTGCGTGGTCACCAACCGATTCGACCAGTTATTTGACGACGAATCGGACCCCTTCGAGGTGCTGAAGGCAGCggagaacaagaaaaaagaagccGGCGGGGGCGGCGTTGGGGGCCCTGGGGCCAAGAGCGCAGCTCAGGCCGCGGCCCAGACCAACTCCAACGCGGCAGGCAAACAGCTGCGTAAAGAGTCCCAGAAAGACCGCAAGAACCCGCTGCCGCCCAACGTTGGCGTGGCTGACAAGAAAGAGGAGACGCAGCCACCCGTGGCGCTTAAGAAAGAAG GAATAAGACGTGTTGGAAGAAGACCTGATCAACAACTTCAGGGTGAAGGAAAAATTATTGATAGACGACCAGAAAGGCGACCACCTCGAGAACGAAGATTTGAAAAGCCACTTGAAGAAAAGGGTGAAGGAGGCGAATTTTCAGTTGATag ACCGATTATTGACCGACCTATCCGAGGTCGTGGTGGTCTTGGAAGAGGTCGAGGAGGCCGTGGACGTGGAATGGGCCGAGGAGATGGATTTGATTCTCGTGGCAAACGTGAATTTGATAGGCATAGTGGAAGTGATAGATC TTCTTTTTCACATTACAGTGGCCTGAAGCATGAGGACAAGCGTGGAGGTAGCGGATCTCACAACTGGGGAACCGTCAAAGATGAATTAAC TGACTTGGATCAATCAAATGTGACTGAGGAAACACCTGAAGGTGAAGAACATCCAGTGGCAGACACTGAAAATAA GGAGAACGAAGTTGAAGAGGTAAAGGAAGAGGGTCCAAAAGAGATGACTTTGGATGAATGGAAGGCTATTCAAAATAAGGACCGGGCAAAAGTAGAATTTAATATCCGAAAACCAAATGAAGGTGCTGATGGGCAGTGGAAAAAGGGATTTGTTCTTCATAAATCAAAGAGTGAAGAG GCTCATGCTGAAGATTCGGTTATGGACCATCATTTCCGGAAGCCAGCAAATGATATAACATCTCAGCTGGAGATCAATTTTGGAGACCTTGGccgcccaggacgtggtggcagGGGAGGACGAGGTGGGCGTGGACGTGGTGGACGTCCGAACCGTGGCAGCAGGACTGACAAG tcaAATGCTTCTGCTCCAGATGTGGATGACCCAGAGGCATTCCCAGCTCTGGCTTAA
- the SERBP1 gene encoding plasminogen activator inhibitor 1 RNA-binding protein isoform X1: MPGHLQEGFGCVVTNRFDQLFDDESDPFEVLKAAENKKKEAGGGGVGGPGAKSAAQAAAQTNSNAAGKQLRKESQKDRKNPLPPNVGVADKKEETQPPVALKKEGIRRVGRRPDQQLQGEGKIIDRRPERRPPRERRFEKPLEEKGEGGEFSVDRPIIDRPIRGRGGLGRGRGGRGRGMGRGDGFDSRGKREFDRHSGSDRSSFSHYSGLKHEDKRGGSGSHNWGTVKDELTESPKYIQKQISYNCSDLDQSNVTEETPEGEEHPVADTENKENEVEEVKEEGPKEMTLDEWKAIQNKDRAKVEFNIRKPNEGADGQWKKGFVLHKSKSEEAHAEDSVMDHHFRKPANDITSQLEINFGDLGRPGRGGRGGRGGRGRGGRPNRGSRTDKSNASAPDVDDPEAFPALA, encoded by the exons ATGCCTGGGCACTTACAGGAAGGCTTCGGCTGCGTGGTCACCAACCGATTCGACCAGTTATTTGACGACGAATCGGACCCCTTCGAGGTGCTGAAGGCAGCggagaacaagaaaaaagaagccGGCGGGGGCGGCGTTGGGGGCCCTGGGGCCAAGAGCGCAGCTCAGGCCGCGGCCCAGACCAACTCCAACGCGGCAGGCAAACAGCTGCGTAAAGAGTCCCAGAAAGACCGCAAGAACCCGCTGCCGCCCAACGTTGGCGTGGCTGACAAGAAAGAGGAGACGCAGCCACCCGTGGCGCTTAAGAAAGAAG GAATAAGACGTGTTGGAAGAAGACCTGATCAACAACTTCAGGGTGAAGGAAAAATTATTGATAGACGACCAGAAAGGCGACCACCTCGAGAACGAAGATTTGAAAAGCCACTTGAAGAAAAGGGTGAAGGAGGCGAATTTTCAGTTGATag ACCGATTATTGACCGACCTATCCGAGGTCGTGGTGGTCTTGGAAGAGGTCGAGGAGGCCGTGGACGTGGAATGGGCCGAGGAGATGGATTTGATTCTCGTGGCAAACGTGAATTTGATAGGCATAGTGGAAGTGATAGATC TTCTTTTTCACATTACAGTGGCCTGAAGCATGAGGACAAGCGTGGAGGTAGCGGATCTCACAACTGGGGAACCGTCAAAGATGAATTAAC agAGTCCCCAAAATACATTCAGAAACAAATATCTTATAATTGCAGTGACTTGGATCAATCAAATGTGACTGAGGAAACACCTGAAGGTGAAGAACATCCAGTGGCAGACACTGAAAATAA GGAGAACGAAGTTGAAGAGGTAAAGGAAGAGGGTCCAAAAGAGATGACTTTGGATGAATGGAAGGCTATTCAAAATAAGGACCGGGCAAAAGTAGAATTTAATATCCGAAAACCAAATGAAGGTGCTGATGGGCAGTGGAAAAAGGGATTTGTTCTTCATAAATCAAAGAGTGAAGAG GCTCATGCTGAAGATTCGGTTATGGACCATCATTTCCGGAAGCCAGCAAATGATATAACATCTCAGCTGGAGATCAATTTTGGAGACCTTGGccgcccaggacgtggtggcagGGGAGGACGAGGTGGGCGTGGACGTGGTGGACGTCCGAACCGTGGCAGCAGGACTGACAAG tcaAATGCTTCTGCTCCAGATGTGGATGACCCAGAGGCATTCCCAGCTCTGGCTTAA
- the SERBP1 gene encoding plasminogen activator inhibitor 1 RNA-binding protein isoform X2 → MPGHLQEGFGCVVTNRFDQLFDDESDPFEVLKAAENKKKEAGGGGVGGPGAKSAAQAAAQTNSNAAGKQLRKESQKDRKNPLPPNVGVADKKEETQPPVALKKEGIRRVGRRPDQQLQGEGKIIDRRPERRPPRERRFEKPLEEKGEGGEFSVDRPIIDRPIRGRGGLGRGRGGRGRGMGRGDGFDSRGKREFDRHSGSDRSGLKHEDKRGGSGSHNWGTVKDELTESPKYIQKQISYNCSDLDQSNVTEETPEGEEHPVADTENKENEVEEVKEEGPKEMTLDEWKAIQNKDRAKVEFNIRKPNEGADGQWKKGFVLHKSKSEEAHAEDSVMDHHFRKPANDITSQLEINFGDLGRPGRGGRGGRGGRGRGGRPNRGSRTDKSNASAPDVDDPEAFPALA, encoded by the exons ATGCCTGGGCACTTACAGGAAGGCTTCGGCTGCGTGGTCACCAACCGATTCGACCAGTTATTTGACGACGAATCGGACCCCTTCGAGGTGCTGAAGGCAGCggagaacaagaaaaaagaagccGGCGGGGGCGGCGTTGGGGGCCCTGGGGCCAAGAGCGCAGCTCAGGCCGCGGCCCAGACCAACTCCAACGCGGCAGGCAAACAGCTGCGTAAAGAGTCCCAGAAAGACCGCAAGAACCCGCTGCCGCCCAACGTTGGCGTGGCTGACAAGAAAGAGGAGACGCAGCCACCCGTGGCGCTTAAGAAAGAAG GAATAAGACGTGTTGGAAGAAGACCTGATCAACAACTTCAGGGTGAAGGAAAAATTATTGATAGACGACCAGAAAGGCGACCACCTCGAGAACGAAGATTTGAAAAGCCACTTGAAGAAAAGGGTGAAGGAGGCGAATTTTCAGTTGATag ACCGATTATTGACCGACCTATCCGAGGTCGTGGTGGTCTTGGAAGAGGTCGAGGAGGCCGTGGACGTGGAATGGGCCGAGGAGATGGATTTGATTCTCGTGGCAAACGTGAATTTGATAGGCATAGTGGAAGTGATAGATC TGGCCTGAAGCATGAGGACAAGCGTGGAGGTAGCGGATCTCACAACTGGGGAACCGTCAAAGATGAATTAAC agAGTCCCCAAAATACATTCAGAAACAAATATCTTATAATTGCAGTGACTTGGATCAATCAAATGTGACTGAGGAAACACCTGAAGGTGAAGAACATCCAGTGGCAGACACTGAAAATAA GGAGAACGAAGTTGAAGAGGTAAAGGAAGAGGGTCCAAAAGAGATGACTTTGGATGAATGGAAGGCTATTCAAAATAAGGACCGGGCAAAAGTAGAATTTAATATCCGAAAACCAAATGAAGGTGCTGATGGGCAGTGGAAAAAGGGATTTGTTCTTCATAAATCAAAGAGTGAAGAG GCTCATGCTGAAGATTCGGTTATGGACCATCATTTCCGGAAGCCAGCAAATGATATAACATCTCAGCTGGAGATCAATTTTGGAGACCTTGGccgcccaggacgtggtggcagGGGAGGACGAGGTGGGCGTGGACGTGGTGGACGTCCGAACCGTGGCAGCAGGACTGACAAG tcaAATGCTTCTGCTCCAGATGTGGATGACCCAGAGGCATTCCCAGCTCTGGCTTAA